The genomic stretch CAGGTGGCTGGTCGGGGTTTTTTATTGGGCGCTCAATTGAGCCTCATCATTGAGCGTGCCAGCAACGTTAAGTGCTGGTACCCACTGGCTTGCGACTGGCCATTGCCGTCACGGCATAACCAATCAACGCCGCAAGGATCGAGCCGGTGAGGATGCCCATCCGGTCCATTCCGGCGTATTCGCTACTGCCCGGCACGAACGCCAGCGAGCCGACAAACAGGCTCATGGTAAAGCCGATGCCGCACAGGATGGCCACGCCCATGACCTGGCCCCAATTGGCGCCGGTCGGCAGGGCGGCCAGCCCGGTTTTCACCGCGAGCCAGGTCAGGCCAAACACACCGATCGTCTTGCCCACCAGCAGGCCTGCGGCGATCCCCATTGGCACATGGTGGGTGAAGCTCTCCAGGTTGACCCCGGCCAGGGACACGCCGGCATTGGCAAAGGCGAACAGCGGCAGGATGCCGTAGGCCACCCAAGGGTGCAGGGCGTGTTCCAGGCCCAGCAGCGGCGAGGGTTCGGCGTTCTTGGTGCGCAGAGGGATGCAGAACGCCAGGGTGACGCCAGCCAGGGTGGCATGCACACCACTTTTGAGTACGCAGACCCACAGGATCAGGCCAACGATCAGATACGGCCCCAGTTTCACCACCCCCAGGCGGTTCATGGCTATCAGTGCGACAAGACAGGCGCCTGCACCTGCCAG from Pseudomonas fluorescens encodes the following:
- the nhaA gene encoding Na+/H+ antiporter NhaA, whose amino-acid sequence is MPLRSTFTRFFQLEAASGLLLIAAAALALIINNSPLSYLYNSFLDVPVAVQIGALQIAKPSLLWINDGLMALFFLLIGLEVKRELLDGHLSKPSQVVLPGAAAIGGMVVPALIYWALNKDNPAALGGWAIPMATDIAFALGVLALLGKRVPVSLKLFLMTLAIIDDLGAIIVIAIFYSSELSTASLAGAGACLVALIAMNRLGVVKLGPYLIVGLILWVCVLKSGVHATLAGVTLAFCIPLRTKNAEPSPLLGLEHALHPWVAYGILPLFAFANAGVSLAGVNLESFTHHVPMGIAAGLLVGKTIGVFGLTWLAVKTGLAALPTGANWGQVMGVAILCGIGFTMSLFVGSLAFVPGSSEYAGMDRMGILTGSILAALIGYAVTAMASRKPVGTST